CACAACGTCCACTACCACGACCAGCACGACGACCACCAGCACGGAAACCACTGTAAGCCCGTCGAGTTAATCGCGTCGGGGAGTTTCTTAAAGTTGTTTTTTTTATCGCCACTCAATTTTGAGGATATTCAGGAGGGAATGAGTGATGAGAAAAAAGGGGTTTTTTTGTGGATGCCTGGCGCTGGCATTTCTGGTGTTCTGCTGTTCCCAGGTTCGGGCGGAGATCATCTGGCAGGAGGGCGCCCTGACCGTTGAAGACGAGATGGTGGAAGAGGGGGGGAGGATCAAGATCGGGAAACTGAAGATTATTCCGGCCGTCAAGCTGGGCGGGGTTTGGGATGACAATATTTTCCTCGGCAACGGCTATACCAACGATCCCAACAACCCGGGAACCGTGAATCCGCAAACCGGAACCCTGACAAAGCCGGTCGAGTCCGACTATATTTTTCATGTCATACCCGGACTCCTTCTGAATTACGGCCTTCCCGGCGGCAGGGGAAACGTCAATCTGGGATATGAGGGCAACTGGGCCTTTTACAACGATTTCACCTCTCAAAACTGGAACAACCAGCGGGGGATTTTCAATGCAAACTACACGGCGCCGGCCGGGTTGCTCCTGGGGATCAGCAATATCTTCAACAGCGGAAACGATCCCTACGGCGATGCCACCCAGTATGCCCTCGGTCGCACCAAACAACGGTGGAACAACGATTTAAACACCAAAATCGGATGGGACTTCTTTAATCGGTTTCGGGTCATAGGATATTACGACTTTTATAAACAGCGCTATGAGGATGATATCGATTATACCCAGAACTGGACCACCAATCGATTCGGTGTGGGGGTTCAGATGCGGGTCCTCCCCAAGACCTGGGCCTTTTTGAGATATCATTATCAAAAGCAGAATTTTGATACCAACCTGTTCGGGACCACCGACCGGAACAATGCCGACAACCAGCAGAATATGGTCAGCGGCGGTCTGGCATGGGACGGCGATGGAAAACTGGGCGGGGAAGTCAACTTCGGATGGTCATGGCTCAGATTTGATAATGAATTCGATCGCACGGGCAGAAAGTATGAAGACAACAACACCTGGATCGCCAATACCTCCATTAACTACCAGGTGCTGGCGAGAACGCGGCTGACCCTCAATGTGACAAGGGCCATGCGGCCGACCGGCGCAGACAAACGCGAATATTATGACGACACCCAGGTGGGGATCTATATCTGGCAGGACCTTCCCTACAAATTCAGCGCTGCAGTGGACTTCATCTATTCTAAAAACGATTACAATACCCAGGTAAGCCCTGTTTCCCCGAGCACCGATAAGAGAGAGGACGACAATTATAATGCCAATGTGAGACTCATATACAAGATCCGGTCCTGGCTGAACGCCTCGCTGAGGTACCGGTATATGAAGAAGGATTCCAATGACATCACCCAGTCCTTCACCGATAATCAGGTGATGCTCTCCATAGGGGCCTCTTATTAGGGCCGGCGCATCTATTTCAGCAGATTATGAAAAAGAGACTCCCTCTTTTTATTGTTTTTCCGCGAGGCTTCCCCCACGGATGAAAACAGATCTGCCTTTCTTCTTTGGTTTTGCGCTGTCGAATCACCATACTGCCGGATTGAGGCGAGAAAGTGGAAAACGCCCGGGCCCTCCCCAATGGGGCGGTGCCGGCGCGTTCGGTTTTTATCAACACAGCCCCGGATCCCAAACCCAGGGGGCGGGGGAAGCATCAAGGAAAGGTCATGATGTTCAATAACCGCATAAATCCCACCAAACCAGCCCATTTGTCCCTGGTTATCCGCTATGCCCTATGCACTATGCTCTTTGCGCTCTCCGCCTGCGGCGTGGGCGGCGAGATCGTGACGGAGACCACTGTCAATTCCGGCAAGCTCAACGGGCTCAAAGAGGAAGACCGGGCCATGCTCGATGAAATCAAGAAGACAGTGGAAAAAAGGGAGAAGGACGACGGCATCACCCGGGTGATCGAAAGAACCCCTCACTTCACCGTATCCGAATATCTGGCCAGATATCCTGAAGGCAAGGGCCTGGCAGCCGACTACAAGGTGGGGGCAAACGACGTCTTAAGCATTACGGTCTATGAGGAAGCGGACCTTTCCAGGGAGGCGGTCCGCGTCTCGGGAAAGGGGTATGTCTCGTTTCCCCTGGTGGGTCAGCTCAGGGTCTCAGGTCTCACCACCACTGAAATCGAAGGCCTCATCGCGGATAAACTGGCTGAACAGCAGTATCTCCTGAATGCCCACGTCTCGGTCATGGTCACCGAATACAACAGCCAGCACTTCTTTGTCCTGGGGCCCGTGGAAAGTCCGGGCAGCTATCCGCTTCAGGCCAGGGAACGGGTGCTGGACGCCATTTCCAAGGTAAAAGGGGTTGAGCACGAAAAGGCCAGCAGCCGGTTGATGCTCATCCGGACCCTCCATCCCGATACCGAAAAAGAGCAGAAGCTGGTCATCGACATTAATCTCAGGGACCTTCTCAACAGGGGGGATCAGGCCTCCAATATCTACCTCTGCGACAGGGATGTCCTCTATGTCTCTCCTGTGGAACACTACTATATCATCGGCCAGGTCAACCTGCCCGGCTCCTATGATATGCCTGAAAACGGGGTGACCCTGGTGGAGGCCATCGGCGTGGCCGGCGGTTTCACCCGGATTGCCTCCCGCAACAGCACCCGCATTATCCGGGTGGAAGACGGCGTGGAAAAACTCATTGAGGTCAAGGTCGATGCCATCACCGACGCCGGCCGGAAGATACACGACGTGGTCATCAAACCGGGCGATATCATCGTGGTCCCGGAGAGTTTCTTTTAGGAGCCGGAGGCGGAAAGGTGAAAGCATAAAAGCACAAAGCTGAAAGCATAAAAGCTCAAAGCTGTAAGCTCAAAGGTGAAAGCTCAAAGCTCAAAGGTGAAAGCTCAAAGGTGAAAGGGAAAGGCGGAAGAAAGGGTTATCTGTTATCAGTTATCGGTTATCAGGGGGAAAGCGACATATTCCCAGCCCTTTGCTCCGTGCTCCCTGCTCAAAGGTGAAAGGGAAGGAAGTCGACCATGAGAGGTATGAAGTTCGCCTATGAGAAGCTGGATGTATGGAACAGGGCGGTGGATTTTGCAGTGATGGTAATTGATACGGTGGAGAACATCTCCACAGGTCGAAAACATTACCGCCTTCTGGAACAAATGGAATCCAGTTCGACCAGCATTTCGATGAACCTGGCCGAAGGAAAAGGCAGAAATTCGAAGAAGGAGTTCACTCAATTCTGCTACATCGCGCGTGGCTCACTCTATGAGACAATGACCTTGTTGGAAATATTTCATAGAAAAGCCTGGGTATCTGATGCTAATTACGCAGTCCTTGAAACGGAAGGGTTGGAAATCGCTTCCATGATCAAAGGTCTGATAAACTCTCTTTTGAAATGTTGATTTTTCGTGGCTTTGAGCTTCACTCTTTGACCTTTGAGCTTTCATGCTTTCAGCTTTCATGCTTTGAGCTTTCATGCTTTGAGCTTTTATGCTTCGAGCTTTTATGCTTCGAGCTTCAATCTTTGACCTTCACTCTTTGAGCTTTGAGCTTTGAGCTTCACTATGTCCGACTACAGCCAAAACCAGGAACAAATCGACCTCAGAGATTACCTCCGGGTCATCCTCAAGAGGCGATGGACCATTTTCACGGTCTTTGCCGTCATTGTGGTTACAGTGGCCATCCATACCTATACGGCCACCCCGATCTACCGCACCACCACCCGCCTGGTAATTGAAAAGGAAAACCCCAACGTGGTTTCCATTGAAGAGGTCATGGCCGTGGATTCCTCGGGAACCGACTATTACCAGACCCAGTATAAGATCATCGAGAGCCGTTCGGTGGCCAGATCCGTTATCCAGCGGCTCCATCTGGAGAACAGTCCGGAATTCTTCCCCGAGCCGAAGGACGATATCATCTCCAATCTGAAACGATCCGTACGGGAGACCGTCCGGGAGTGGAAGGATTCCGTCACCGCCCTTCTCAAGCTCGACACGGAAAAAGCCCCGGGAGCAACCGAAGCCTACGATCCCGATTCCCGGCTTGTCTCCGATTTCATCAGCCGAATAGAGGTCTCGCCCATCCGCAACAGCCGTCTCCTGGACCTCAGTTTCGAGGCCAAGGACCCGGTCCTGGCCACCAGGATCGTCAACACCCTTGCCCGGGCATATATCGATCAGAACCTGGAGATCAAGCTCAAGGCCGTCCAGGATGCGGTCCAGTGGCTCCACCAGCGGATCGACGTGGAGCGCAAAAAGGTGGAAGAGGCCGAGCAGGCACTCCTCAGATATAAGGAGGAGCATGACATTATTACGGATTTCAGCAGCGACACCGAGCATGTGACCGCCCAGAAGCTGGCCCAGCTGAACGCCCAGGTGGTGGATGCGGAATCGATGCGGGTGGAGGCGGAGACAGGATATCGGCAGGCCCTGAGACTCAAGGGGTCGCCGGACATGCTTGATTCCATCCCCGATGTCCTCAACAATGAACTCATCCGTGAGATCAAGAAGATGGAGGTGGATCTCTTTAAGCGGATGTCGGAACTCTCCAAGAAGTACGGCCGAAACCATCCCCAGATGGTGGCCATCGAGGCCGAGCTCAAGACCCTTGGGAATCGGAAGATCCAGGAGATCAACCGGGTCATCAATTCCCTCAAGAACAGGTATGAGGTGGCCCTGGCAAAGGAAGAGTCCCTCAAGCTCGCCCTGGCCAACCAGAAAATGGAGTCCCTGGACCTCAACCAGAAGGCTATCCGATACAGCGTGCTCAACCGGGAGGTGGAGAGCGCCCGGGACATGTACGATCTTCTGATCAAACGCTTCAAGGAGACCACCCTGACCGAAGACATGCGGACCGGCAACATCCGGATCATTGACAGGGCCGAGGTTCCCCGAAACGCTGTGAAGCCCAAGAAGCGCCTGAATCTCCTCCTGGCCGTAATCGTGGGCCTGGTGGCGGGAACAGGGCTGGCCTTTTTCTTCGAGTATCTGGACAACACCATCAAGATCCCGGAAGACCTCAAGCAGCACCTTAAGATCCCCTATCTGGGACCCACCCCCCTGATCGAGGCAAAAGGGAAGTCCTCAAACAACGGGGTGCGGTCAGTGGATCTGGTCTGCCTTCATTCCCCCAAATCCACCGCCAGCGAGGCGTACCGGGGGATCCGCACCAATATCCTCTTTTCCTCGGCCGGGGCCGCCCCCCAGGTGATCCTGGTGACCAGCCCGGGTCCGAGGGAGGGGAAGACCATCACCTCGGCAAACCTGGCCATCGCCATGGCCCAGTCAGGGACCCGGGTTGCGCTGATTGACTGCGACCTTCGCAGGCCCAAGATCCACAGCCTGTTCGGCGTGGCAAGGGACCGGGGAATCACCAATCTCCTGGTGAGCAGCGACGGCATTGAAAAAACCGTGGTACACAGCCGGATTCCCAACCTGGACCTGGTCCTTTCAGGGCCCCTTCCCCCCAATCCGTCCGAGATGCTCGGATCCGCCCGGATGGACGACCTGCTGAAGGAGTTGAGAAAACGATATGACCGCATTCTGATTGATTCGCCCCCCATTACCGCGGTCACCGATTCCATTATCCTCTCCAAGTACGTGGACGGGGTGGTGTTGGTGATCCGGGCCGGCGATACAATAAGGGAGGTGGCCAAAAACGGCCTGAACCAGCTCCAGGCCGTGGGCGCCCCCATTCTCGGCGGGGTCCTCAATGCCGTAGACATCGGCAAGGACAAATACTACTACTATTACTACTATCAGTACTACAACTATTACTATGGGGATGACGGAGACAAGAAAAAAAGCCGGCGCAAAAAGCAGAAAAAGCACCGCTCCAAAAACACCTACGGAACTCCCCATGAGCCGGATGAAACGCCTTGAAGCGTCGAGCGTGGAGCAGGGAGCAGGGAGCACGGAGCTCCCATTGATAACCGATAACCGATAACTGATAACGCTTTTTCTCAGCCCTTAACGCTTTCAGCTTTGAGCTTTCAGCTTTGAGCTTTCAGCTTTCAGCTTTCAGCTTTTATGCTTTGAGCTTTAAACTTCTTCATACTGGACACCCATGATCGATATCCACTCTCATATCCTTCCCAATGTGGATGACGGGGCCGGATCCCTGGAGGAAGGTTTAAGAATGGCGGAACGGGCCGTGAATGACGGAATACGGGAGATGGTCGCCACCCCCCATTCCCTGGACGGTGTTTATGTGAACTGCGTGGACGACATCCTGGCGGGGGTCGCCCAATTCCGGTGCGCCCTCTCTGCGAATCACCTCGACCTGGAGCTGCATCCGGGTGGGGACGTACACCTCTCTACCCACATGGTCCAGCGGATCCAGACCCAGGAGGTCTGCACCCTCAATAATATGGGGAAATTCATTCTTTTGGAACTTCCGTCTCAGATGATCCCCAACGGCGTAAAGGACGAGATCTTTTCCCTCAAACTGAACGGCATCACCCCGATCATCACTCATCCGGAACGAAATCTCATGGTGCAGCATGATCCGGAGACCCTCTATGAACTCGTCGAGATGGGGGCCCTTGCACAGGTGACGGCCATGAGCCTGACCGGTGATTTCGGGGAAGTTATCTTCCATGTATCCGAGCGTCTCATGAAACACCGGCTGATCCACATCATCGCCACCGACGCCCATTCCGCGGAAGACCGGCCGCCGGTCTTGTCCGGTGCGGTAGAACGGGCCGCCGACATACTCAAGAGCTATGATGAGGCCTTGCACATGGTCACCCAGGTGCCTGCCGCTATCCTGTCCGGCCGGACCCCGGATGTCCCGGAACCGATGCACGTGAAACGTACGGGACGGACCGCGGCGTAGGCATTGCTTCATTTGAAATGGAATGTGCTGATAACTAAGTAGTTTTAATGGGTTAAAACCAATTTTCCGGTGGAACCCAAGGTGCGGAGCCGTGTGCGCGCCCCACCCACCTGCCAAAAGTGACTTATGCCGAGAATACTGATCGTTGATGACGAATGGCTCACCCGAACAGAAGTGGCTGAAATGCTGACGGCCCTCGGATATGAGGTGGCGGGCCAGGCGGAATCGGGACAGGAAGCCGTGGACATGGCCCGGGAACAGAAGCCGGATCTCATTATTATGGACGTGGTGCTTCCGGGGGAGATGGACGGGATAGCGGCTGCCGAGAAGATCAAGGGGGAACTGGATATCCCCATCATATTCGTATCCGGGTACGGCGAGCCGAGATATATCGAAAGCGCCAAGAATATCGACGCCTATGGCTACGTCATGAAGCCTTTTGATGAAAAGGAGGTCTGGGCCTTTGTGGAAATCGCCCTCCACAAAAGGGAAATGGAAGTGAAATTGAAGCAGGCCCATGATGAACTCTCCCGCATCAATCTTCAGCTCAGAAAGGCGTCGCGCGAATGGGAAGAAATCTTTCAGGCGATCGGGCAGGCCACCCTCATCCTGGACATGGAGCATACCATTCTTAATGCGAACAGATCGGCATTCGACACCGTAGGGAACCCCGGGAACTCTCTGGTGGGACAAAAATGCTACCGGATTTTCCATGATGCCGGCACCCCTCCGGAGGGGTGTCCTTTGGAAAAGATGAAGATGTCAGGGCAATTGGAAACCGCTGAAATGGAATTGGAGATCCCGGGCCGTACCTTTCTGGTTTCATGCACCCCGATGGTGGATCAGCAGGGCCGCATCGAGAGATGCATTCATATCGCCACGGATATTACGGAGAAAAAGAGGCTGGAAATACAGAACCGTCAGGCCCAGAAAATGAAGGCCATATCCGTCCTGGCCGGCGGGATCGCCCACCAGTTCAACAATGCGCTGACCGCCATCACATGGAACAGTAATCTCATTGAGGTAAAATCCCTTGAGAAGGAGGACATCTCCAGGAATATTTCGAGTATCGACAAGTCGGTTCATAAAATGGCGCGTCTCACCAGTCAGTTACTGGCCTATGCAAGGGGCGGGAAATATTATGTAAAGCCGCTTGACCTGAGCGCGTTCATACGGGAGACCCTTCCCCTCCTCCGGCAGGGCATGGATCCGGAGGTCCGGCTGATGGCCGACCTTCCGCCGGAGGTCCTTCCCATAACGGCGGATGACAACCAGTTGCAGATGGTGCTCTCCGCCCTGATCGCCAATGCCCATGAGGCCATCGAGGGCTCCGGCCGCATTCGGATATCGCTTCGGAATATGGACCTGGACCGGGAATTCATCCAAACCCATCCCGGCCTCAAACCGGGTCCCCACGTCTGCCTTTCAGTGGAGGATACAGGCAAGGGGATGGACGAAGAGACGCAGAAGAAGATATTTGACCCCTTCTTTACCATGCATTTCCTTGGACGGGGCATGGGCATGGCCGCTGTGTACGGCATCGTCAAGAATCATGACGGCTGGATCGACGTCGACTCGGAACCGGGGAAAGGCACCCGCGTCCGCATCTATCTCCCTGCGGTTTGAGCCCCTTTTTGTGTCCTCGTGCGATTTTTCGATTTTCTCTTTCAGCTTCCATCTTTGAGCTTTGAGCTTCGCATGTTTCCCGACCTCATCATTTTCCAGTCGGCCGGATCGTTATCGGTAGGTGTACTCGCCTTCCTCATGGCGATCTTGCAGCTCCTTTTTTTCTTCAAGAAATCTCAATTCACATGGTATGCATGGGGTGCCGCCATCTCATTTTCAGCCCTTCTCTATTCGGTCGGCATCTTCATCGAGTACAATACGCCTCCAGGCCCTCTCAACCGGCTTGCCGGCCTTCTGGAATGGACAGCCGTTATCTGTTGGATTCATGCTCTTTATGGGTTCACGTTTTCGTATCTGGGGATTGAAACCAGGTGGTACCACCCGGTTGCCGGCGCCTTCCATGCGCTCGTCCTGATCCTCCTCTGGTCCACCCATTGGATTGTGGCTGACAGCTTCGTTTCGCGCAGGTTCATCGGGTTGACGGCCCCCTACGTCGAACCTGCCCTCGGCCCCCTCGGCCCCCTCTTCATGCTGTATGCGGCCGCGGCCGGGGTGACCGTGATGATCATATGGATACGACACAAGGATACCAATCCGAGGCATCGCAGGGCCTATCTGATAGGCGGCGCAGTATGGGTGTGCCTGGGCATGCATGACGGGCTGGCCGTACAGGGACTCCCGACCATCCAATATCTCATGGAATACGGCTTTTTTGCCTTTGCCCTGGCCGGGGTCTGGGTTGCATTCAACAGCTACCTGGAAACCGCGGCCGAAGAAAAATATCGCGTCATCACGGAATACGCGAATGATTGCATCCTGGTGATCCAGGATGGCCGGGTCGTCTTCAGAAATCCATCCTGTTATTATCTGACAAGTCTCTCTTTATCCCGTGCAGCAGCCAGGGATCTCCTCGACATCGTAACCTCAGAAGATCGAAAGACGGTTTTTGAGCACTTCAGGACCCTCTTGAAGGGGGACCGTCCGCCCCCTCCCATTACCGTTCGGATTCGGAGATCGGATGGAGAAGAGCGATGGGTGGACATGGCATCCAGCCTCATTCGATACAGGGAAAGACCTGCCACCCTCTCTATCATGCGGGACATCACGGAACGCAAGCGGGCAGAGGAGATCCTGCGGGAAAGCGAGGAAAAATATCGTTCCATGATGGAAACGATGCACGATTCCGTCTATATTTGTTCCCCTGACTTTCGCATTGTCTATATGAATTCCGCTATGATAAGGATGATGGGCCGCGATGTCACAGGTGAATGCTGTTATCAAGCATTATTTGAGCGAGACGAACCGTGTCCCTGGTGTGTCCATGACAGTGTGCAGCAGGGTGAGACTTCTGAAGTGGAAATGGTCAGTCCAAGGGACAATCGTTCTTACCATGTCACCTATTCCCCTGTATTCCATAAAGCGGGTCCCGCTTCAACCATGATTATTTACAGGGACATAACCCTTACAAAACGGCTGGAGGAACAGGTACTGCGCTCTGAACGTCTTTCAGCCACCGGTCAACTGGCGGCCACGGTCGCGCACGAAATCAATTCGCCGTTACAGGGGATCATATCCCTTATCGGCTCGCTTGAAAGGGCCTATCAACAGGACGAAAGGCTGCTGGAGAAGCTGAGTCTGTTAAAGAGGGCCTTTATGAGCATCCGGAACACGGTAACGAGACTCCTGGACCTCAGCCGCCCGGGAAAGGAAGCCAAGCAGCCGACGAATATTAACCGTACCATTGAAGATACCATCGGATTGCTAAAAAGTTATTTAAAGAAAAACCAGGTCCAAATGATCCTAGACCTGTCGCCGACAATCCCAAACATAAGCGCTTCCCCTCAGCAGTTGGGTCACGTATTGATGAATCTCATCAGTAATTCGGTGGAAGCGATGGATGAAGCTTCCCGGTTGGCGCAGCATCCGAAGCAGGGAGGAACCGTTGATAAGGGCACGGATAGAAAAATAGCCATCAGCTCTCATATTGATAAAGACAATATTGTCATAAACGTAATCGATACGGGCCCCGGCATTCCGGAAGAGCACCTAAAGCACATATTTGAACCCTTCTATACCAGAAAGAAAAAAGGGATGGGCATCGGGCTTTCCATTTGTCATGGCATTATTCTAGATCACCATGGCGTCATTGAAGCTGAAAACTCCCCGGAAGGAGGCGCCGCTTTTACAATTGCATTGCCGATAGAACAGACGGCGTAAGCCTATACTGGACGCACATTCAACACACACAATTTTATTGGTGGACGATGATCCCCTCATCGTCGCGGCTGTCGGCAGCGACCTTGAGGAAAAGGGGTATGGCGTGACCACGGCCGACAGCGGCGAGAAGGCCATCGACTGGCTGAACAGGTCCGTCTTTGACCTGGTCATCACCGACCTGATCATGATGCCCGTCAACGGCATCGCTGTCCTGAGGAAGGCAAAAGAGATCGACCCCGACACAGCGGTCATCATCCTTACGGGTTTCGGCGATATGCCCTCCGCGATTGATGCCCTGCGCTTTGATGCCGATGATTATCTGCTGAAGCCCTGCGAGCCTCAGGAGTTGGATTTTAAAATTTCGCGATGCATTGAAAGATTGCAACTGAAGCGCAGAATCGGGATTTATGAACGTATGCTGTCCGTCTGCCCCATGTGCAAGAAGATAAGGGAAGACAGCGCTAAAGGATCTGATCCCGAACAGTGGGTTCCCATGGAAACGTTTCTCC
The Deltaproteobacteria bacterium genome window above contains:
- a CDS encoding outer membrane beta-barrel protein, producing MMRKKGFFCGCLALAFLVFCCSQVRAEIIWQEGALTVEDEMVEEGGRIKIGKLKIIPAVKLGGVWDDNIFLGNGYTNDPNNPGTVNPQTGTLTKPVESDYIFHVIPGLLLNYGLPGGRGNVNLGYEGNWAFYNDFTSQNWNNQRGIFNANYTAPAGLLLGISNIFNSGNDPYGDATQYALGRTKQRWNNDLNTKIGWDFFNRFRVIGYYDFYKQRYEDDIDYTQNWTTNRFGVGVQMRVLPKTWAFLRYHYQKQNFDTNLFGTTDRNNADNQQNMVSGGLAWDGDGKLGGEVNFGWSWLRFDNEFDRTGRKYEDNNTWIANTSINYQVLARTRLTLNVTRAMRPTGADKREYYDDTQVGIYIWQDLPYKFSAAVDFIYSKNDYNTQVSPVSPSTDKREDDNYNANVRLIYKIRSWLNASLRYRYMKKDSNDITQSFTDNQVMLSIGASY
- a CDS encoding polysaccharide export protein, whose translation is MENARALPNGAVPARSVFINTAPDPKPRGRGKHQGKVMMFNNRINPTKPAHLSLVIRYALCTMLFALSACGVGGEIVTETTVNSGKLNGLKEEDRAMLDEIKKTVEKREKDDGITRVIERTPHFTVSEYLARYPEGKGLAADYKVGANDVLSITVYEEADLSREAVRVSGKGYVSFPLVGQLRVSGLTTTEIEGLIADKLAEQQYLLNAHVSVMVTEYNSQHFFVLGPVESPGSYPLQARERVLDAISKVKGVEHEKASSRLMLIRTLHPDTEKEQKLVIDINLRDLLNRGDQASNIYLCDRDVLYVSPVEHYYIIGQVNLPGSYDMPENGVTLVEAIGVAGGFTRIASRNSTRIIRVEDGVEKLIEVKVDAITDAGRKIHDVVIKPGDIIVVPESFF
- a CDS encoding four helix bundle protein — translated: MKFAYEKLDVWNRAVDFAVMVIDTVENISTGRKHYRLLEQMESSSTSISMNLAEGKGRNSKKEFTQFCYIARGSLYETMTLLEIFHRKAWVSDANYAVLETEGLEIASMIKGLINSLLKC
- a CDS encoding polysaccharide biosynthesis tyrosine autokinase, with the protein product MSDYSQNQEQIDLRDYLRVILKRRWTIFTVFAVIVVTVAIHTYTATPIYRTTTRLVIEKENPNVVSIEEVMAVDSSGTDYYQTQYKIIESRSVARSVIQRLHLENSPEFFPEPKDDIISNLKRSVRETVREWKDSVTALLKLDTEKAPGATEAYDPDSRLVSDFISRIEVSPIRNSRLLDLSFEAKDPVLATRIVNTLARAYIDQNLEIKLKAVQDAVQWLHQRIDVERKKVEEAEQALLRYKEEHDIITDFSSDTEHVTAQKLAQLNAQVVDAESMRVEAETGYRQALRLKGSPDMLDSIPDVLNNELIREIKKMEVDLFKRMSELSKKYGRNHPQMVAIEAELKTLGNRKIQEINRVINSLKNRYEVALAKEESLKLALANQKMESLDLNQKAIRYSVLNREVESARDMYDLLIKRFKETTLTEDMRTGNIRIIDRAEVPRNAVKPKKRLNLLLAVIVGLVAGTGLAFFFEYLDNTIKIPEDLKQHLKIPYLGPTPLIEAKGKSSNNGVRSVDLVCLHSPKSTASEAYRGIRTNILFSSAGAAPQVILVTSPGPREGKTITSANLAIAMAQSGTRVALIDCDLRRPKIHSLFGVARDRGITNLLVSSDGIEKTVVHSRIPNLDLVLSGPLPPNPSEMLGSARMDDLLKELRKRYDRILIDSPPITAVTDSIILSKYVDGVVLVIRAGDTIREVAKNGLNQLQAVGAPILGGVLNAVDIGKDKYYYYYYYQYYNYYYGDDGDKKKSRRKKQKKHRSKNTYGTPHEPDETP
- a CDS encoding tyrosine protein phosphatase, giving the protein MIDIHSHILPNVDDGAGSLEEGLRMAERAVNDGIREMVATPHSLDGVYVNCVDDILAGVAQFRCALSANHLDLELHPGGDVHLSTHMVQRIQTQEVCTLNNMGKFILLELPSQMIPNGVKDEIFSLKLNGITPIITHPERNLMVQHDPETLYELVEMGALAQVTAMSLTGDFGEVIFHVSERLMKHRLIHIIATDAHSAEDRPPVLSGAVERAADILKSYDEALHMVTQVPAAILSGRTPDVPEPMHVKRTGRTAA
- a CDS encoding response regulator — translated: MPRILIVDDEWLTRTEVAEMLTALGYEVAGQAESGQEAVDMAREQKPDLIIMDVVLPGEMDGIAAAEKIKGELDIPIIFVSGYGEPRYIESAKNIDAYGYVMKPFDEKEVWAFVEIALHKREMEVKLKQAHDELSRINLQLRKASREWEEIFQAIGQATLILDMEHTILNANRSAFDTVGNPGNSLVGQKCYRIFHDAGTPPEGCPLEKMKMSGQLETAEMELEIPGRTFLVSCTPMVDQQGRIERCIHIATDITEKKRLEIQNRQAQKMKAISVLAGGIAHQFNNALTAITWNSNLIEVKSLEKEDISRNISSIDKSVHKMARLTSQLLAYARGGKYYVKPLDLSAFIRETLPLLRQGMDPEVRLMADLPPEVLPITADDNQLQMVLSALIANAHEAIEGSGRIRISLRNMDLDREFIQTHPGLKPGPHVCLSVEDTGKGMDEETQKKIFDPFFTMHFLGRGMGMAAVYGIVKNHDGWIDVDSEPGKGTRVRIYLPAV
- a CDS encoding PAS domain S-box protein, whose amino-acid sequence is MFPDLIIFQSAGSLSVGVLAFLMAILQLLFFFKKSQFTWYAWGAAISFSALLYSVGIFIEYNTPPGPLNRLAGLLEWTAVICWIHALYGFTFSYLGIETRWYHPVAGAFHALVLILLWSTHWIVADSFVSRRFIGLTAPYVEPALGPLGPLFMLYAAAAGVTVMIIWIRHKDTNPRHRRAYLIGGAVWVCLGMHDGLAVQGLPTIQYLMEYGFFAFALAGVWVAFNSYLETAAEEKYRVITEYANDCILVIQDGRVVFRNPSCYYLTSLSLSRAAARDLLDIVTSEDRKTVFEHFRTLLKGDRPPPPITVRIRRSDGEERWVDMASSLIRYRERPATLSIMRDITERKRAEEILRESEEKYRSMMETMHDSVYICSPDFRIVYMNSAMIRMMGRDVTGECCYQALFERDEPCPWCVHDSVQQGETSEVEMVSPRDNRSYHVTYSPVFHKAGPASTMIIYRDITLTKRLEEQVLRSERLSATGQLAATVAHEINSPLQGIISLIGSLERAYQQDERLLEKLSLLKRAFMSIRNTVTRLLDLSRPGKEAKQPTNINRTIEDTIGLLKSYLKKNQVQMILDLSPTIPNISASPQQLGHVLMNLISNSVEAMDEASRLAQHPKQGGTVDKGTDRKIAISSHIDKDNIVINVIDTGPGIPEEHLKHIFEPFYTRKKKGMGIGLSICHGIILDHHGVIEAENSPEGGAAFTIALPIEQTA
- a CDS encoding response regulator gives rise to the protein MDDDPLIVAAVGSDLEEKGYGVTTADSGEKAIDWLNRSVFDLVITDLIMMPVNGIAVLRKAKEIDPDTAVIILTGFGDMPSAIDALRFDADDYLLKPCEPQELDFKISRCIERLQLKRRIGIYERMLSVCPMCKKIREDSAKGSDPEQWVPMETFLHDKAEMSIEPTYCPSCAKDFHRLGIDIGIDLDKL